The Aspergillus luchuensis IFO 4308 DNA, chromosome 7, nearly complete sequence genome has a segment encoding these proteins:
- a CDS encoding putative pre-RNA splicing factor Srp2 (COG:C;~EggNog:ENOG410PFF4;~InterPro:IPR000504,IPR012677,IPR035979;~PFAM:PF00076;~go_function: GO:0003676 - nucleic acid binding [Evidence IEA]) gives MTEVSSTRLYLGNLPRNVTKQDIEEHFSTHGSGKITEIKLMNGFGFIEYEDAMDARDVVPAFHGSDFKGERLTVQFARGPRRKENFPGPMDRPNMPRPRRTIFRMMVSGLPETSWQDLKDFARQSGLDVVYSETGRELGRGFVEFETANDLKTAIEKLDGREFKGSRVTCIADIQTYPDERAIRDPYRSRSPRRSYPPMDEYDRRFPAPRGYSPRAHYRERSPIPIRRDYYDRDGYGRRTPPRPRMEDYPPPRRPYDDPYDVRPPPPPRHYDDPYAPPRPYGRPRSPPRGEYMPYDRRGYW, from the exons ATGACTGAGGTCTCGTCCACCCGACTCTATCTCGGGAATCTCCCCCGCAATG TGACTAAACAGGATATCGAGGAACATTTCAGCACCCATGGTTCCGGAAAGATTACAGAGATCAAGCTCATGAATGGCTTCGGTTTCATCGAATACGAGGATGCGATGGATGCTAGAGATGTTGTACCCG CCTTCC ACGGCAGTGACTTCAAAGGCGAGCGCCTCACCGTGCAATTTGCCCGTGGACCGCGCCGCAAGGAGAACTTCCCTGGCCCAATGGACCGTCCCAACATGCCTCGTCCGCGTCGCACGATCTTTCGCATGATGGTTTCTGGACTCCCGGAAACAAGTTGGCAG GATCTTAAAGACTTTGCGCGTCAGTCTGGCTTGGACGTGGTTTACTCTGAAACTGGCCGTGAACTCGGCAGAGG ATTCGTGGAATTCGAGACCGCCAACGACCTGAAGACGGCCATTGAGAAGCTGGACGGACGTGAATTCAAAGGCTCCCGCGTAACTTGCATTGCCGAT ATTCAAACCTACCCGGATGAACGTGCCATTCGTGACCCGTACCGATCTCGGTCCCCTCGTCGGAGTTACCCGCCCATGGATGAGTATGACCGGCGGTTCCCTGCGCCGCGTGGCTACAGCCCCCGGGCTCACTATCGGGAACGCTCTCCCATCCCAATCCGGAGGGACTATTATGACCGGGATGGATACGGACGCCGcactcctcctcgtcctcggaTGGAAGACTACCCTCCCCCGCGTCGTCCCTACGATGACCCCTACGATGTCCGCCCACCCCCGCCACCTCGCCATTATGATGACCCGTACGCACCCCCTCGCCCTTATGGACGGCCTCGTAGTCCGCCTCGGGGCGAATACATGCCTTACGACCGCCGCGG
- a CDS encoding uncharacterized protein (TransMembrane:1 (o200-219i)) yields MVFGTNSTSMPSTRTLTTTPGPSSPMDDEDVVEVVDTAASTSSSSSSPPSTRLMAVGKCKAELKSGNIGLDCPCNRGIFSLTHTNDISDKCIDCEHSVADHEGIDIDIQRKEDTRHTTLTKLTNLMDHYPLLYVRGIPDSGKGTVNQFRRENIMLMTREQEANSFFLPVDKPLEEFDSEDDRLLTQILGSFNRLCNDPQIFFLVIYFLTLSAWLSDRFIKQVVLPYLPAPGAGMRGLR; encoded by the exons ATGGTCTTTGGTACTAATTCCACCAGCATGCCATCAACTCGAACCCTAACCACCACCCCTggtccctcctccccaatggacgacgaagacgtcGTAGAAGTGGTCGACACCGCCGCCtccacttcatcctcctcatcatcccctccatccacccGCCTCATGGCCGTCGGGAAATGCAAAGCGGAACTCAAATCCGGCAATATAGGCCTAGATTGTCCCTGCAACAGGGGAATCTTCTCTCTAACCCATACCAACGATATCAGCGATAAATGCATCGACTGCGAGCACTCCGTCGCAGATCACGAGGGCATTGATATCGATATCCAACGAAAAG AAGACACCCGGCACACAACCCTCACCAAACTCACCAACCTAATGGACCACTACCCCCTCCTCTACGTGCGCGGCATCCCCGACAGCGGCAAAGGAACCGTGAACCAATTCCGGCGCGAGAACATCATGCTCATGACGCGGGAGCAAGAAGCGAAtagcttctttcttcctgtgGATAAGCCGCTGGAGGAGTTCGACTCGGAGGATGATCGTCTCCTCACGCAGATTCTTGGCTCGTTTAATCGCCTGTGTAATGATCCGcagatcttcttcctggtgatTTACTTTTTGACCCTGTCGGCCTGGTTAAGTGATCGGTTTATTAAGCAGGTGGTTTTGCCCTATTTGCCTGCGCCGGGGGCCGGGATGAGAGGGTTGAGATAG
- a CDS encoding electron-transferring-flavoprotein dehydrogenase (BUSCO:EOG092619EA;~COG:C;~EggNog:ENOG410PFF4;~InterPro:IPR040156,IPR036188,IPR017896;~PFAM:PF13450,PF05187;~go_function: GO:0004174 - electron-transferring-flavoprotein dehydrogenase activity [Evidence IEA];~go_process: GO:0022900 - electron transport chain [Evidence IEA]), whose translation MASKGAVLPLLRRELRPTWSRFSRPSASLAPFSNSARISNSSLAASGKRAIRRTLFFPPVQTRAFSQSLSRKLTDEHGNFDPRQLDRESDEVDVCIVGGGPAGLAAAIRLKQLANEAGNEEFRVIVLEKAGELGAHVLSGNVLEPTAMNELLPDWLSEDNPSRFENVTPAKEDKMRFLTKNSAIPIPAPPQMNNHGNYIISLNELTKWMGERAEELGVEVYPGFAASELVYKKSDGSVLGVATNDLGVGRDGKAKDSFERGMEFHARVTLLAEGCHGSLTKQVVKKYDLRRDSQPQTYGIGVKEIWEIQPEKFKPGEITHSLGYPLPSDTYGGAWMYHFGDNMVSIGLVVGLDYPNPWLSPYGEFQKLKHHPLYKDVLEGGKCISYGARALNEGGFQSIPKCAFPGGALIGDSAGFLNVPKIKGTHSAMKSAMLAAESAYAALQGSSEGSVFLFDYEEALRKSSIWKELYEVRNMRPSFSTPLGLYGGILYSGLEAYVLKGKAPWTLKHHGTDAAATKMASECNKIEYPKPDGVISFDILTSVSRTGTNHEEDQPVHLQVEDWDKHTDVAWPKYQGVENRFCPAGVYEYVEDSSKPHGVRFQINSQNCIHCKTCDIKVPTQDINWQTPQGGEGPKYFMT comes from the exons ATGGCTTCGAAAGGAGCTGTCTTGCCTCTTTTGAGGCGCGAATTGCGACCCACTTGGTCGCGATTCTCCAGACCCTCCGCCTCTCTCGCCCCCTTCAGCAACTCCGCCCGAATCTCGAACAGCTCCCTCGCAGCGTCCGGCAAGCGTGCCATTCGTCGCACCTTGTTCTTCCCGCCCGTTCAGACTCGAGCCTTTTCGCAATCACTATCCCGAAAGCTGACTGATGAGCATGGCAACTTTGATCCGCGACAGTTGGACAGGGAGTCGGATGAGGTCGATGTCTGTatcgtcggtggtg GCCCTGCTGGtctggctgctgccatcCGATTGAAGCAGCTCGCCAACGAGGCCGGCAACGAGGAGTTCCGTGTCATCGTGTTGGAAAAGGCCGGTGAACTCGGTGCGCACGTCCTTTCGGGTAACGTCCTGGAGCCTACCGCCATGAACGAGCTGTTGCCAGATTGGTTGTCGGAAGACAATCCGTCTCGCTTCGAGAATGTGACTCCGGCGAAGGAGGATAAGATGCGCTTTTTGACCAAAAACTCGGCCATTCCGATCCCTGCGCCGCCACAGATGAACAACCATGGCAACTACATTATCAGTCTGAACGAACTTACGAAGTGGATGGGAGAAAGGGCTGAGGAATTGGGTGTTGAAGTATATCCCGGATTTGCGGCCAGTGAACTCGTCTACAAGAAGTCGGATGGATCGGTTCTCGGTGTGGCCACCAATGATTTGGGTGTTGGTCGCGACGGCAAGGCCAAGGACAGCTTCGAGCGGGGAATGGAGTTCCACGCCCGCGTGACCCTTCTTGCTGAGGGTTGCCATGGTAGCTTGACGAAGCAGGTGGTCAAGAAGTACGACCTGAGGCGCGATAGCCAGCCTCAGACCTACGGTATTGGTGTGAAGGAGATCTGGGAGATCCAGCCCGAGAAGTTCAAGCCCGGTGAGATCACACACTCCCTGGGATACCCCCTTCCTAGTGACACGTATGGTGGTGCGTGGATGTACCACTTTGGCGACAACATGGTCAGCATTGGCttggtggttgggttggacTACCCGAACCCCTGGCTGTCGCCCTATGGCGAgttccagaagctcaagcACCACCCTCTGTACAAGGACGTCCTCGAAGGTGGAAAGTGCATCTCGTACGGTGCACGGGCTCTCAACGAGGGTGGATTCCAGTCGATCCCGAAGTGCGCTTTCCCGGGAGGAGCGCTTATCGGCGATAGTGCTGGATTCTTGAACGTTCCGAAGATCAAGGGCACACACTCCGCAATGAAGTCGGCCATGCTTGCTGCCGAATCCGCCTATGCGGCCCTGCAGGGCAGCTCGGAGGGCTCTGTATTCCTGTTCGACTATGAAGAAGCTCTGCGCAAGTCGTCCATCTGGAAGGAGCTGTACGAGGTGCGTAACATGCGGCCCTCTTTCAGCACGCCACTGGGTCTCTATGGCGGTATCCTGTACTCTGGACTCGAAGCATACGTTCTCAAGGGCAAGGCTCCCTGGACTTTGAAGCACCATGGCACGGATGCTGCTGCGACCAAGATGGCGTCTGAATGCAACAAGATCGAGTACCCCAAGCCCGACGGAGTGATCAGCTTTGATATCCTCACCAGCGTCAGCCGCACGGGTACCAACCACGAGGAAGACCAGCCAGTGCATTTGCAGGTGGAGGACTGGGACAAGCACACCGATGTTGCCTGGCCCAAGTACCAGGGTGTCGAGAACCGCTTCTGCCCTGCCGGTGTGTATGAGTACGTGGAGGACTCTAGCAAGCCTCACGGCGTTCGCTTCCAGATCAACTCCCAGAA CTGCATTCACTGCAAGACCTGTGACATCAAGGTGCCTACCCAGGATATCAACTGGCAGACACCTCAAGGTGGAGAGGGCCCGAAGTACTTCATGACTTAG